The Streptomyces laurentii genome contains a region encoding:
- a CDS encoding araC-family transcriptional regulator (AraC-family transcriptional regulator [Streptomyces sp. Mg1];~identified by MetaGeneAnnotator; putative): protein MLPEMTFRSADLPPADRFEYWQALMSETHAPMDLRSERSANLRVNQRNIPLGDMTVYPLKCESDSLTFLRTPKLIEKSDPEAYHLSLVKHGAGVVTLGRDTIAHSAFEYHTSDTSRPFEIDTGLGSFELIGIEVPKALLPLPSRTAGQAIGKRISARAGVGALLATFLTHVTGESHSYQPADAPRLSAVLADLVASLFAGVLDADRSLPPRPTGAP, encoded by the coding sequence ATGCTGCCCGAGATGACGTTTCGCAGTGCCGACTTGCCGCCCGCCGACCGATTCGAGTACTGGCAGGCCCTCATGTCGGAGACGCATGCGCCCATGGACCTGCGGAGTGAGCGCTCCGCGAATTTACGAGTGAACCAGCGCAACATCCCACTGGGCGACATGACCGTCTACCCACTGAAATGCGAATCCGATTCTCTCACTTTCCTCCGCACGCCGAAACTGATAGAGAAGTCGGATCCCGAGGCGTATCATCTTTCGCTCGTCAAACACGGGGCCGGGGTGGTCACTTTGGGCAGGGACACCATCGCGCACAGCGCATTCGAATACCACACCAGCGATACCTCGCGCCCGTTCGAAATCGACACCGGCCTGGGGTCATTCGAACTCATCGGAATCGAGGTGCCCAAGGCACTCCTTCCGCTGCCCTCACGCACCGCCGGCCAGGCCATCGGCAAGCGCATCTCGGCCCGAGCCGGAGTGGGAGCCCTGCTGGCGACGTTCCTCACCCACGTGACGGGGGAAAGTCACTCCTACCAACCGGCCGACGCCCCGCGCCTGAGCGCGGTGCTCGCCGACCTCGTCGCCTCGCTCTTCGCCGGTGTCCTCGATGCCGACCGGTCCTTGCCCCCGAGACCCACCGGCGCACCCTGA
- a CDS encoding hypothetical protein (identified by MetaGeneAnnotator; putative;~sequence version:1): MTIKEVARHEVSERRVKEALDDMRGRAFGWWHSMRYGDVPLRRGLRELGVELADHLAARTLSDPGLRAPDVRPALETAAECALGVLSLACFPDGDFLVPLPLAGEELGSDEQVYDETWEPAHPATDARMWLDAFAWSVVSGLIDERARVIGPLLHEDYAPAIRDGVPYSKREALSTPAELAEMDALACYLTVVEGRYPGAVPGPTPLAKPDAAERERAAEGLDAVGELSPDQRLLRVLLDDDQAAFEQALEERLVAHRESLTADPVVRSLLPVGTVALAVLAGRAHDWDLGLRSGYLPDALVRPAR, translated from the coding sequence ATGACGATCAAGGAAGTAGCCCGCCACGAGGTCTCGGAACGACGGGTCAAGGAGGCCCTCGACGACATGCGGGGCCGGGCCTTCGGCTGGTGGCACAGCATGCGGTACGGCGATGTCCCGCTGCGGCGCGGGCTCCGGGAACTGGGCGTGGAACTGGCCGACCATCTCGCCGCGCGCACCCTGTCCGACCCCGGGCTCCGGGCGCCCGACGTGCGCCCCGCCCTGGAGACCGCCGCCGAGTGCGCCCTGGGCGTGCTGAGCCTGGCCTGCTTCCCCGACGGCGACTTCCTGGTTCCCCTCCCGCTCGCGGGTGAGGAGCTCGGCAGCGACGAGCAGGTGTACGACGAGACGTGGGAGCCGGCCCACCCGGCGACCGACGCCCGGATGTGGCTCGACGCGTTCGCGTGGTCCGTCGTCAGCGGGCTCATAGACGAGCGGGCCCGGGTGATCGGCCCGCTGCTGCACGAGGACTACGCGCCCGCCATTCGCGACGGGGTTCCGTACTCGAAGCGGGAGGCGCTGTCGACTCCGGCCGAGCTCGCCGAGATGGACGCTCTGGCCTGCTATCTGACCGTCGTCGAGGGGCGCTACCCCGGCGCCGTCCCCGGCCCGACACCGCTGGCCAAGCCGGACGCCGCCGAGCGGGAGCGCGCCGCCGAGGGGCTCGACGCGGTCGGCGAACTCTCGCCGGACCAGCGGCTGTTGCGCGTCCTGCTCGACGACGACCAGGCCGCTTTCGAGCAGGCTCTTGAGGAACGGCTCGTGGCACATCGCGAGAGCCTCACCGCCGACCCCGTCGTCCGGAGCCTGCTGCCCGTGGGGACCGTCGCACTGGCCGTCCTCGCCGGTCGCGCCCACGACTGGGACCTGGGCCTCCGGTCCGGCTACCTGCCCGACGCGCTGGTGCGGCCCGCGCGGTAG
- a CDS encoding glutamate synthase (NADPH), homotetrameric (Pyridine nucleotide-disulphide oxidoreductase; pfam00070;~Rossmann-fold NAD(P)(+)-binding proteins; cl09931;~glutamate synthase (NADPH), homotetrameric [Streptomyces viridochromogenes DSM40736];~glutamate synthase subunit beta; Reviewed; PRK12810;~identified by MetaGeneAnnotator; putative) produces the protein MADPKGFLTTGREVAPTRPVETRVKDWNEVYVPGSLLPIIGKQAGRCMDCGIPFCHNGCPLGNLIPEWNDYAYREDWAAASERLHATNNFPEFTGRLCPAPCEAACVLGINQPPVTIKNVEVSIIDRAWDAGGVRPQAPERLSGRTVAVIGSGPAGLAAAQQLTRAGHTVVVYERADRIGGLLRYGIPEFKMEKRHINRRIEQMRAEGTKFRTGIEVGRDLTATDLRKRFDAVVVAAGATTSRDLPVPGRELRGVYQAMEYLPLANKVQEGDYVTTPLSAEGKHVVVIGGGDTGADCVGTAHRQGAASVTQLEIMPRPGEERNADQPWPTFPMLYKVTSAHEEGGERVYSVSTTHFEGDEDGNVQFLHLVEVEFTDGKLVQKPGTERKIPAQLVTLAMGFTGTDTANGLVAQLGLELDERGNIARDADFATNVDGVFVAGDAGRGQSLIVWAIAEGRSAARAVDRHLTGASSLPAPIRPTDRSLTV, from the coding sequence ATGGCTGACCCCAAGGGCTTCCTGACCACCGGGCGCGAGGTCGCGCCGACCCGGCCGGTGGAGACGCGCGTCAAGGACTGGAACGAGGTCTACGTCCCCGGCTCCCTGCTGCCGATCATCGGCAAGCAGGCCGGCCGCTGCATGGACTGCGGTATCCCGTTCTGCCACAACGGCTGCCCGCTCGGGAACCTCATCCCCGAGTGGAACGACTACGCCTACCGCGAGGACTGGGCCGCCGCCTCCGAGCGGCTGCACGCCACCAACAACTTCCCCGAGTTCACCGGCCGGCTGTGCCCCGCGCCCTGCGAGGCGGCCTGCGTCCTCGGCATCAACCAGCCGCCCGTCACCATCAAGAACGTCGAGGTCTCCATCATCGACCGGGCCTGGGACGCGGGCGGCGTACGGCCGCAGGCCCCCGAGCGCCTGTCCGGCCGGACGGTCGCCGTCATCGGCTCCGGCCCGGCCGGCCTCGCCGCCGCCCAGCAGCTCACCCGGGCCGGCCACACGGTCGTCGTGTACGAGCGGGCCGACCGCATCGGCGGCCTGCTGCGTTACGGCATCCCCGAGTTCAAGATGGAGAAGCGGCACATCAACCGCCGTATCGAGCAGATGCGCGCGGAGGGCACCAAGTTCCGCACCGGCATCGAGGTCGGCCGCGATCTCACCGCCACCGACCTGCGCAAGCGCTTCGACGCCGTCGTCGTCGCCGCGGGCGCCACCACCTCCCGCGACCTGCCCGTCCCGGGCCGTGAACTGCGCGGTGTGTACCAGGCGATGGAGTACCTGCCGCTCGCCAACAAGGTGCAGGAGGGCGACTACGTCACCACCCCCCTGTCCGCCGAGGGCAAGCATGTCGTCGTCATCGGCGGCGGCGACACCGGCGCCGACTGCGTGGGCACCGCCCACCGCCAGGGCGCGGCCTCCGTCACCCAGCTGGAGATCATGCCCCGGCCGGGCGAGGAGCGGAACGCCGACCAGCCGTGGCCGACCTTCCCCATGCTCTACAAGGTCACCTCGGCCCACGAGGAGGGCGGCGAGCGGGTCTACTCGGTCTCCACCACCCACTTCGAAGGCGACGAGGACGGGAACGTGCAGTTCCTGCACCTCGTCGAGGTCGAGTTCACCGACGGCAAGCTGGTCCAGAAGCCGGGCACCGAGCGGAAGATCCCCGCCCAGCTCGTCACCCTCGCCATGGGCTTCACGGGCACGGACACCGCCAACGGTCTCGTCGCCCAGCTGGGTCTGGAACTGGACGAGCGCGGTAACATCGCCCGTGACGCGGACTTCGCCACCAACGTCGATGGCGTCTTCGTCGCCGGCGACGCCGGCCGCGGCCAGTCGCTCATCGTGTGGGCCATCGCCGAGGGCCGTTCCGCCGCCCGCGCGGTCGACCGCCACCTGACCGGAGCCAGCTCCCTGCCGGCCCCGATCCGCCCGACGGACCGGTCGCTGACGGTCTGA
- a CDS encoding hypothetical protein (identified by MetaGeneAnnotator; putative;~sequence version:1), translating to MALAGTFGCSSTPRASEATAVSPNPSSVVPSPPSVSRPPAASGKTFCRVDTPASWKQAQAAGMLQAARDESLDPMAVAPDGSSVIAASRRDGRVTLVWVRDHGRERTTIYTAADSGQGGLGLADFDGRWLVFGVLASNDVGSKWELFAWDSRAGGAPKSIARTHVGADGNPVPGPFLYPWVDNGKATWVQGVGNGKKDQKLTDVQRQVHLYDLASGTDKIVRTGRMAPSFFAGDTLVWPEAFAIDTPTKLTAATAGGKPGSLPAALAAADGSPASASDGTTWAWTGVGNKNLYAWRAGWPAPVTVVEGEAIDWVRVAGDVITWTDPTATWAADLRGRAYTRITPQYGGSNSHGSAVVVSYPGPDKRSVGYVFTSAGLAPLSCPR from the coding sequence GTGGCGCTGGCGGGCACCTTCGGGTGTTCGTCGACGCCACGCGCGTCCGAGGCGACAGCGGTGTCTCCGAATCCGAGCAGCGTGGTACCCTCCCCGCCGTCCGTATCCCGGCCCCCGGCCGCTTCCGGCAAGACCTTCTGCAGGGTGGATACCCCGGCCTCCTGGAAGCAGGCCCAGGCCGCCGGCATGCTCCAGGCGGCGCGGGACGAGTCCTTGGACCCGATGGCCGTGGCGCCCGACGGCTCCTCGGTGATCGCGGCCAGTCGGCGCGATGGTCGTGTGACCCTGGTCTGGGTGCGTGACCACGGTCGTGAGCGCACCACGATCTACACCGCCGCCGACTCCGGTCAGGGTGGCCTCGGCCTGGCCGACTTCGACGGCCGCTGGCTGGTCTTCGGTGTCCTCGCCTCGAACGATGTCGGCTCCAAGTGGGAGCTGTTCGCCTGGGACTCCCGGGCCGGCGGAGCCCCCAAGAGCATCGCGAGGACCCACGTCGGCGCCGACGGGAACCCGGTGCCCGGGCCGTTCCTGTACCCCTGGGTCGACAACGGCAAGGCGACCTGGGTGCAGGGGGTCGGCAACGGGAAGAAGGACCAGAAACTCACCGACGTCCAGCGGCAGGTCCATCTCTACGATCTCGCCTCGGGCACCGACAAGATCGTGCGCACCGGGCGCATGGCACCCTCGTTCTTCGCCGGAGACACACTGGTCTGGCCGGAGGCCTTCGCCATCGACACGCCCACGAAGCTCACCGCGGCCACCGCGGGGGGCAAGCCGGGCAGCCTCCCCGCGGCGCTGGCCGCCGCCGACGGCTCACCGGCCTCGGCGAGCGACGGAACCACCTGGGCGTGGACCGGAGTGGGCAACAAGAACCTGTACGCCTGGAGGGCCGGATGGCCGGCGCCGGTCACGGTGGTCGAGGGAGAGGCCATCGACTGGGTCCGGGTCGCCGGGGATGTGATCACCTGGACCGATCCCACCGCGACGTGGGCCGCCGACCTGCGCGGACGCGCGTACACGCGGATCACGCCGCAGTACGGCGGAAGCAACAGTCACGGGAGCGCCGTCGTCGTCTCCTATCCGGGACCGGACAAACGATCGGTCGGCTACGTGTTCACCAGTGCGGGCCTTGCCCCGCTTTCCTGCCCGCGATGA
- a CDS encoding araC-family transcriptional regulator (AraC-family transcriptional regulator [Streptomyces sp. Mg1];~Bacterial regulatory helix-turn-helix proteins, AraC family; pfam00165;~helix_turn_helix, arabinose operon control protein; smart00342;~identified by MetaGeneAnnotator; putative), producing the protein MAFIRDNADAPQLDVPAIAAAHHISVSYLHRLFQLEGNGATVAGFLQRQRLARARRDLADPLNQRVPVRVIAAQRGFSHAAAFSRAFRDAYGMTPTDYRRKSSRPFQVGAINSELELPA; encoded by the coding sequence ATGGCCTTCATACGTGACAACGCCGACGCCCCCCAGCTGGACGTCCCCGCGATCGCCGCCGCGCACCACATCTCCGTCAGCTACCTCCACCGCTTGTTCCAACTGGAGGGAAACGGCGCGACGGTCGCCGGCTTCCTGCAGCGGCAGCGACTCGCCCGAGCGCGCCGGGACTTGGCAGACCCTCTGAACCAGAGGGTGCCGGTGCGGGTCATCGCCGCCCAGCGGGGCTTCAGTCACGCGGCCGCGTTCAGCCGAGCGTTCCGCGACGCCTACGGCATGACCCCCACGGACTACCGCAGGAAGTCGTCGAGACCCTTCCAAGTCGGCGCCATCAACAGCGAGTTAGAACTTCCCGCGTAA
- a CDS encoding hypothetical protein (identified by MetaGeneAnnotator; putative;~sequence version:1), whose translation MTIAAKATTAGALAAFVLAGFVAPQAASASSPSPIGGGTLSAQEVGAAKAAHDDRNDRSKDGWGGRNATAAELKSKEAYMAAHKPKSMVTATSKMLANTHQGQWYNNYCGPATLVMALGMRGIWNYDQGTFASWIGISPNNGGTGVDAMNKQLNDESGGFPYVRVNLPYTPTSADVAAFKNRLIGDTDAGASLVGNAMEVYNGPHLVGHPNSSTTIYHWFPFQGYDGDWAAYLDSATTVWSSVPARSGMPNSTLVTIMGGRGYNW comes from the coding sequence ATGACCATTGCAGCGAAGGCCACCACAGCAGGAGCGCTGGCCGCATTCGTACTCGCCGGATTCGTCGCCCCGCAGGCCGCCTCGGCTTCCTCCCCGTCCCCGATCGGGGGCGGCACCTTGTCCGCGCAGGAGGTCGGGGCGGCCAAGGCCGCCCACGACGACCGGAACGACAGATCCAAGGACGGCTGGGGCGGCAGGAACGCCACTGCCGCCGAACTCAAGTCGAAGGAGGCGTACATGGCGGCTCACAAGCCCAAGTCCATGGTGACCGCGACCTCCAAGATGCTCGCGAACACCCACCAGGGCCAGTGGTACAACAACTACTGCGGGCCCGCCACGCTGGTGATGGCCCTGGGCATGCGCGGGATCTGGAACTATGACCAGGGGACCTTCGCCAGCTGGATCGGCATCTCGCCAAACAACGGTGGTACCGGCGTGGACGCGATGAACAAGCAGCTGAACGACGAATCGGGTGGGTTCCCCTATGTCAGGGTCAACCTGCCCTACACCCCGACCAGTGCGGACGTCGCCGCGTTCAAGAACCGCCTCATAGGTGACACCGACGCCGGCGCCTCCCTGGTCGGCAACGCGATGGAGGTGTACAACGGCCCGCACCTCGTCGGCCACCCGAACAGCAGCACGACGATCTATCACTGGTTCCCGTTCCAGGGTTACGACGGGGACTGGGCGGCCTACCTGGACTCGGCGACCACCGTGTGGTCCAGCGTGCCCGCACGGAGCGGAATGCCCAACAGCACCCTCGTGACGATCATGGGCGGCCGTGGCTACAACTGGTAG
- a CDS encoding hypothetical protein (identified by MetaGeneAnnotator; putative;~sequence version:1), with translation MRRPARTVDAMAHLTPYRPLDITVPFPELASWARTATRLHPQPGAPAAGESSVGGPLLWPAGEAWPVCEEHGPGQRGIAPERVRRHRRLLDEVRTRPRAADGGYGYTAAERAEIDELTRTGHQPDRHDGGPLPLLALAQLYVRDVPDLALFAPPGTGLLQVLWCPFYEHRYDGTSSHFGPSTRLVWRRAGDVADPLRVQPEPGVVERTYYLPEPCVVHPEQVTDYPYLDYLPTGLGARIDAWEDELVARMGDLAPGYQYDLSLAPGWKVGGWDSWHKTDLVRVFCDACGTEMRVLLTIDSYESCEPNGSWEPYTLPKGTTGIQVGRDGEYRAFVCPADPAHPHRMSMQ, from the coding sequence GTGCGCCGTCCGGCCCGTACGGTCGACGCCATGGCCCACCTCACCCCGTACCGGCCCCTCGACATCACCGTCCCCTTTCCCGAGCTGGCCTCCTGGGCCCGCACCGCCACCCGGCTCCACCCGCAGCCCGGCGCGCCGGCGGCTGGGGAGAGTTCGGTGGGCGGGCCGCTGCTGTGGCCGGCGGGTGAGGCGTGGCCGGTGTGCGAGGAGCACGGGCCGGGGCAGCGCGGGATCGCGCCGGAGCGGGTCCGGCGCCACCGCCGTCTCCTGGACGAGGTGCGGACGCGGCCGCGGGCGGCGGACGGCGGGTACGGCTACACCGCCGCCGAACGGGCCGAGATCGACGAGCTGACCCGCACCGGCCACCAGCCCGACCGTCACGACGGCGGGCCGCTGCCGCTGCTCGCGCTGGCCCAGTTGTACGTACGGGATGTCCCGGACCTGGCGCTGTTCGCCCCGCCCGGGACGGGTCTGCTCCAGGTGCTGTGGTGCCCGTTCTACGAGCACCGATACGACGGGACGTCCAGCCACTTCGGGCCGTCCACCCGGCTGGTGTGGCGGCGGGCGGGCGACGTGGCCGATCCCCTCCGCGTCCAGCCCGAGCCGGGCGTCGTCGAGCGTACGTACTACCTCCCGGAGCCGTGCGTCGTGCACCCGGAGCAGGTGACCGACTACCCGTACCTCGACTATCTGCCCACCGGGCTCGGCGCGCGTATCGACGCCTGGGAGGACGAACTCGTCGCGCGGATGGGCGACTTGGCGCCCGGGTACCAGTACGACCTGTCCCTCGCGCCCGGTTGGAAGGTCGGCGGCTGGGACTCCTGGCACAAGACCGATCTGGTACGGGTGTTCTGCGACGCGTGCGGGACGGAGATGAGGGTGCTGCTGACCATCGACTCGTACGAGTCGTGCGAGCCGAACGGCAGTTGGGAGCCGTACACGCTCCCGAAGGGGACGACCGGGATCCAGGTCGGCCGCGACGGCGAGTACCGCGCCTTCGTCTGCCCCGCCGATCCCGCCCACCCGCACCGGATGAGCATGCAGTAG